In one window of Oryzias melastigma strain HK-1 linkage group LG5, ASM292280v2, whole genome shotgun sequence DNA:
- the rpusd4 gene encoding mitochondrial RNA pseudouridine synthase rpusd4 — protein MVIMRKFICVGRNTSSFRRTVLQVKAPSSRRHDDPETSHALTRGQSSAAEHAPAPDTDDKPRLRAIDLAQEVRQEKKQTGEAGTAASARPGRVAELKRFSQQLQNVHPNVLAKHLHRGVLYTDKDIVVVNKPYGVPVREDAGASSISSVLPVLSKMMTGMKVKSGSPLLPCLGLEKDSTGALLLARSEEVVERIQSLKRNNQVQRKYWVVAVGVPVPSDGLVDIPIIEREVAGPQPHFKMALSPLFRMSDAGHGLTRVRGHRQAHPAVTKYRVLESCGGCSLVELQPLTEVKHQMRVHMAFALDCPILGDHKYSHWSKLAPQKLPEHVLKKLGLEQSKIRYLPLHLHARQLLLPGSSGQAGIRVSCPLPKYFLQTLNRLRLNSTEDKDEKSPSEIQDAQVQKR, from the exons ATGGTTATCATGAGGAAATTCATTTGTGTGGGTAGAAACACCTCCAGCTTCAGAAGAACCGTCCTTCAGGTCAAAGCTCCGTCTAGTCGCCGCCATGATGATCCGGAGACCAGTCATGCCCTCACCCGGGGTCAGAGCTCTGCGGCCGAGCACGCTCCAGCACCAGACACCGATGACAAGCCCCGGCTCAGAGCCATCGATCTGGCTCAGGAAGTCCGGCAGGAGAAGAAACAGACGGGGGAAGCCGGAACCGCGGCGTCCGCTCGTCCCGGGCGGGTGGCGGAGCTGAAACGGTTCAGTCAGCAGCTGCAGAACGTCCATCCCAACGTGCTGGCCAAGCATCTCCACAGAGGCGTCCTGTACACGGATAAGGATATAGTTGTTGTCAATAAACCTTACGGTGTTCCTGTCAGAG AGGATGCAGGAGCCAGTTCCATCTCCTCTGTCCTTCCGGTCCTCTCCAAAATGATGACCGGGATGAAAGTAAAGTCTGGATCTCCACTCCTCCCCTGCCTCGGCCTGGAGAAGGACTCAACGGGAGCCCTCCTGCTAGCCAGGAGTGAGGAAGTGGTGGAGCGCATACAATCCCTGAAAAGAAATAACCAAGTGCAGAGAAAATACTG GGTTGTTGCAGTCGGTGTTCCTGTTCCATCTGACGGACTGGTGGACATTCCTATTATTGAAAGAGAGGTTGCAGGTCCTCAGCCACACTTCAAG ATGGCTCTGAGTCCGCTCTTTCGAATGAGCGACGCAGGACACGGGTTAACCAGAGTCCGAGGTCACCGGCAGGCCCATCCTGCTGTCACCAAGTACAGGGTCCTGGAGAGCTGCGGCGGCTGCAGCCTGGTGGAGCTCCAGCCTTTAACCG AAGTGAAGCATCAGATGAGGGTTCACATGGCGTTTGCTCTGGATTGCCCGATTCTTGGGGACCACAAGTACTCTCATTGGAGCAAACTGGCACCACAG AAATTGCCAGAACACGTTCTGAAAAAGCTCGGACTGGAACAAAGCAAGATCCGGTACCTTCCCCTCCATCTCCACGCCCGGCAGCTGCTGCTGCCCGGAAGCAGCGGCCAAGCCGGCATCCGGGTTTCCTGTCCTCTGCCCAAGTACTTCCTGCAAACACTGAACCGACTGCGCCTGAACTCGACTGAGGACAAAGATGAAAAGTCACCTTCAGAAATCCAAGACGCACAAGTCCAAAAGCGATAG